The following are from one region of the Nitrospira sp. genome:
- a CDS encoding IS30 family transposase — protein sequence KGTDLSRYSQTDLNKIALRLNQRPRKTLGFQTPAAILDAGVALTG from the coding sequence GAAAGGCACCGACCTGTCACGCTACTCGCAGACAGACTTGAACAAGATCGCGTTACGATTGAATCAACGGCCGCGGAAGACCTTGGGATTTCAGACGCCAGCGGCTATATTGGACGCAGGTGTTGCGCTCACCGGTT